The Biomphalaria glabrata chromosome 13, xgBioGlab47.1, whole genome shotgun sequence sequence TTAAAATACATAcgtttctttacaaaaaaaagatgagtatgtcctacgcgtgtccctaggccaatctagtcatacatgttaatcaatgacttaaactctgccaagtcgttggttttcatggctgattcaggcaacccattccatatcACCTGAGAAGAAGGAGTAGAAGTCCTGCGCTTTTAGTACTtcactaataataaattagccATAATGTTAAATTTATGATTTTTCAGTGATCATTACTAGACTACAAGCTCATGTGGAATGATAGCACCGGTCAACAATACCAGAAAATTGAATCAGAAACATATTTTTGATTTGCTTATATTACTAGAGCAGCACAATTAACAGTTGGTgacaaagataaatgcacatttcttattccatatgctaggacgatTTCTTTTAAGTGCAACCTCTTccctaaatcagccaggaaaacctaatGGCTCGGTAGAGTTTTTAATTTGCCTACATGACATATGGACACACGTTggacgtaatcttcttctttgaaggagtctctgtaatttataacataAGATAGGAAGTGTAGTTGCATTCAAATTGTTTCAGTAATTCCCACATCACTAACATGTATGTATTCTGGTGTCTAGTTTCCCCTTTCATCTTTGTACAGTATAATTGGTGGCTACGTGTTCCAACAGATTGAAGCTACCCATGAAAAGACCAACGCGGAGGCTATACTCACCAAACGTGGAACAGTACGTACACTTTCTTTCATAAACTCATGaagtcttttgttttgttttatttgtatatgtttGAATACACTACTGACCTCTGTCGTGTTAGTAGATCATATTCTATGTTTACGATTAAAGGGACTGTCGTTCGGTAGTCCCGGGATCATTCCTGCtctctgccatcccccgtcgttccGCGGGAGGTTTGTACTAGGAAGTAGGTTACCTTCAACTTTGAAAGAACTTTCGAaacttgtaaaatattttactaggATTTGCAATTAGAAAGAAGGCAAAGAACCAGATAGAAAGGAGGAGACAGAGAAAAGCAAAGACAGGGAGAAATTAAACAAtggacaaagagagagagagagagaaaatgagagatagaacagaaaaaagagagagagcaagatgCTTTTGAATATATATTGAGTTAGCAGACTTTTTCATTAACAATAAATGCATTAAGCTGGTTGGGAGATTTACAGTAATACCCTACTCCCGTAAACATATTACAAAGATAATGATACCTGCTTCAAGCAGAAATTTCGCACAACTACTCAATCCAGCTAACAGAGCAAAAATGaatccaaaaataaataaaccaattagttaataactattgataattaattatttgtttggtatctcgaacaagggaaacaaaCTATACCttactgaagtggtggtataagctgaattattcccctttatcGACCGCGGCTATAATGTAAGTTTCAAACAGTGACGACactacacgaatcaatccaaatatcaaccaattaattaataaagtaatactaaataaaccatgccattttcagataaatggcagtaattagcagtTCTTTACCTTAGATTGGCTTTGTTTTAAACAGCTAATCTTTTTTCTTTAGCTTTTTCTTTAGCTTTTTCAGCCCTAATCTATATCATAAGTTCTCTAGCTGCAGAATCCAGTTTTGAAGTAAGATCTTGTAACTGGTCTGCATTTTCTGGACGAAGTCTAAAGCATCTGCAAACCTGAGATTGGAAATAGGCCATCCGTTGGAAACATTACTGGGTGTAAATCCTTATAGAGTTCCCATCATAATATGCTccacaaataaattgaaaaaagagcTGAGAAAAGAATGCATCACTTATTTGATTGTTCAGACTTACATGGGGTGCGGTGGTTGAGTGATTAAGAGCTTGatttccgaacctggggtcctgggttcgaatgtcGGTGAAGACTTTgaatttgaatttcgggatttttaggacgctcctgagtccactcaactttaatgggtatctgacttaagttgggaaaagtaaatgtacttgatcgttgtgctggtcacatgacatcctgcccgttaaccgttggccaaagaaacaacgGATAACCTTAACaccatctgccatatagatcgcaaggtctgaaaggggaacattacttttACTGAACTTTtggcattgtaaaaaaaaggttttgatgTACTGCTGAAATCTTCTGACCACTTGCCATCATGCTCGGCCATCAGATTTCATTCATCTGCAAATGAGATATTCAtcctaaaaaaaagttcttcttAATTATTCAGGTGTTGGACTCCGCCACCAACAAGAAAGATGGATCCTCACAGGACAAAGGGAGTGAGCTCACAATTCTGCAGTACGAAGGCAACTTTATTAAAGCCATTCAGAACGGGGTTGTCCTCGTCAATGGAGAGGCTCAGACTCTGTGGTCATTCGGGGGGTCAGTGTACTTTTGCATGACCACTTACACACTTCTAGGTGAGTGAGGGAAAAAAAGATTATCATTTTAGATAGCTAAGAagttgttcctttttttttatttgcacgCTTCTCTAACCAAGACAACGTATGGAGACTGAGCTATATAAAGTGGTATACCCAGCTTGTCGTATTTAGCTAAAAAGAGTAGAACTAGGGAGAATTAATTGCTAAGCTGAAGAATTTGATAAGCTTAATTACTCTATATGTACTGGTTAACAGAAGGACTTGTTTAGCTTTAGGTAGTAGAGAGAATCGATAAGCTGCTCACATTGAAGAGTTGATagtaaaaaaactaaatgaGCTTTGAAAATAGAAAGACTTGATAAGCTGCTGACATAAGAAAGAATGATAAGCTGTggatagtagaaaaaaaaatccgtgAACAGCAGAAAAACATACTGAGCTTGAAAAGTAAAAagactctttctctcctaattgacaatgCCAACATTGAATTGACtctcattaaactaaattggtttttggatttataaaccttaatttgtgttgtgtaaaatgAGCAagcattcttctataattcaataccaaatataacattttatgataacaaacaaaaacagttatTGAAGCTTTactcataacaggatagtgaaatgcAAATGAGCAAAGCAAATGATACTATCggaataagaaaaataattacggagagaaagagttaaagaacagTGGATAGTTGAAAAACCTAGTTAGCTGTTGATGAACTGTGGATAGTAAATAGATTTCAGAAGATGTTAGCAGTAGAGgacatgtaaaaaaataaattaacggCACCTGTGTAATTGATTTAGTTCTGAAATGTATAAAACACCAATATCTGGGCAGGGTGGCTCAGAACAGGACCTATACTGTGTTCAAACACTTAAATACACTGAGTGATTGGCTAACAACTATATTTCTTCATCTTAAAATCTGGTCTTGTGTTTGCCCAATATTGCAAAGTTTGTTGATAGTTGAACTGGCATATCAAACATCTAAAACTTCTAAAGTAGACGAATTGAGAGAACTCAAACTCTATTAGGTTATGAGAAAAGATTCTCATCCGAGGATAGAGATTAAAATGTATCCGTTTGTAGCTATCTAATTCCATGACGTATTAGCAGACAGATCATTCGGCTTAATCCTAGACTACCAAGGAAAGATAGAACGATGCTTAATATCATAggttaggaaagaaagagagaaagatcaaTGTGTATAATCTGATCCTTCGAATCTGTATTATCTCATCCTATGAAGGAAAGATAAGCTGATTGATTGATAGTTTTGTTTACATTAgacaggcatatatatatatatatatatatatatatatatatatatatatatatatatatatatatatatatatatactttttaaaaaatctttgagCGTTGAACGAGAGTTGATTTTTCCCCATTAGGTTATGGTAACCTGGCACCAAAGAGTAATCTTGGTCGCGTCATTGCCATCGTGTACAGTGGTTTCTGCATTCCAATAGCTGCCCTGATTATTGGCGACATTGGTGAGATCATCCTCCAGATGCTCGAATTTACCTGGAGAATTATTGCAAGGTAACTGCTTTCACCAGTTTGTTAAGCTGCATCATGTTTGCTACACCTTCGATTAAATCCAGTAGGGTATAGGAGCCGAAGGCGCTATGTTCCCATTGGTCGTTggaaggcttttatccaacgaaCAGGCTTGGACCGAGTGCTCTTTACCCACCTGTGTTTTCAACACCAGGgcttttcaaactatttttggAACAACTACTCAGAGCCGGTCTTAGATAATTGGAAgccctaggtgaagtgaatttAGTGTCCCTCAAATGAAATTGACAAATACAAAAAtgaacagcgaaaaaaaaattacgcaatttatttCAAACCTTGTCAGGCTGGTGTACTCTAACAAAAACTTTGGGCACAAGTTTCGCTAGTTCTtctatacaaaaatatttttttgagtcCTGTTCGAAGCCCCTACCATTCGGAGACATTAGGCGGCTGCCTAATTTtccgatgcctaaggccggccctgaagtACCACTGGGTGAAGAAGTACAACGTCAATGAATCTATAATTTTCTcaagttttctttaaaatgaaaCGTCAATAATGATTATGTAGGCTTACTAATAATTTAAAGACtttaaagaaatagaaacaaattatttagtaaagaactgttttgaacaaacatgtatgtgtataagtGTAAAATGATTGAAAAGTCATTTATACGGCGTCATAATATTGATTACGAGAAGTTGAATACgctaattttgtttattgaagatTTCCATACATGGCTCTTAGGAATTTggataaaatattgtaaacacTTCCGACTTTCCATTTGTCTcacactaaaagaaaaaaaaaaggctccgGGGCGctaatcaaaaagataaaaaatgacTTGTGCTTCCATTTCTACATTGCTCACATATCCACCTTAGATAAGCCTACATGAAAAAGTGTAAATATAGGAAAAATCGAGAAATCGATTCGTGGAAAATAAGGGCGCACATGGGTACCACTAGATATGGCTTGAAGTATCACAAGTTGTACGCGTAACACAATTTGAGAAGCACTGTTCTAGACCATAATCCCGTGGTTCACAACGcgtaaagaaattttaaaaaaaagtacaggcTTCAGTTTATTACTTATACTAAGTGGCTGTCGAAAGATGACACAAAGTCACTGAAACGTGTAGACTTTACAGACTTTTGATTAGAGACATTCTATTTATGGATGGTGAAAGCTTTAACGTAGCTTTTGAGAACAAttagcaaatttaaaataaaccagATTACTGGCGATACGTCATttggaagacatttttttagacttagatcctccagcACAGTCCGGCGTATTGGACGGCTAGCTGTCTCCACAGAAATCTATCCCTGTTGGTGTTTGCATCTCTTTTCAAATGGTATCATCTGCTTTGAGATCTTCCATGAAAGAGCGAGGCCGTATTGTACGGAGCCGTGTCTTTTGCGTTCTCCATGACATGGAATTCCTCTGCAAATATCGAAGGGATTAAATGTGGCTTAGCAGACATGGCCAAAACAGATTTAAGAACGACGGATGTAAAGGTGTCTAATCTGAGTCTGTAGAATTTGTACTGATCAAAACCCTTTGTTTCAGACCAAACCCTTTGTTTCAGACAAAACTCTTTGTTTCAGACTAAACTCTTTGTTTCAGACTAAACTCTTTGTTTCAGACAAAACTCTTTGTTTCAGACTAAACTCTTTGTTTCAGACTAAACCCTTTGTTTCAGACCAAACCCTTTGTTTCAGACAAAACTCTTTGTTTCAGACTAAACTCTTTGTTTCAGACTAAACTCTTTGTTTCAGACCAAACCCTTTGTTTCAGACAAAACGTTTTTGTTTCAGACTAAACTCTTTGTTTCAGACCAAACCCTTTGTTTCAGACTAAACTCTTTGTTTCAGACTAAACTCTTTGTTTCAGACAAAACCCTTTGTTTCAGACTAAACTCTTTGTTTCAGACAAAACTCTTTGTTTCAGACAAAACCCTTTGTTTCAGACCAAACCCTTTGTTTCAGACTAAACTCTTTGTTTCAGACTAAACTCTTTGTTTCAGATGGAACACAAGacgattagaaaaaaaagagaaagacacaACTGGCAACAACGTTTACCACCAAAAGACGAAATCAAAATGGTCGAAAGCCCGCAGGAAAAATGTTCGCATATCTGGCCAACTCCTCCGAGAAAATAAGATTGTGAAAAATAAATTGCCAAAGATCGACCCAATCGAACCGAACTTACAGTCCAATTGTCGGGAGTTTTGTCCGGTGAACAGTGTCAGCTTTCTGGAGAAAAGTATCGCGAATACTTCAAAAAGAAGTAGTTCTGAACATTCAATGGAAAGTATCGATGAACATTCAGTGAAGCGTATCTCTGAACATTCAGTAAAGCGTATCGCTGAACATTCAGTGAAGCGTATCGCTGAACATTCAGTGAAGCGTATCTCTGAACATTCTCCACAGAGGACCTCATCAGAGATGGAGAAAAACTCCAAGACAAATAGAAAGCATTGCAGCAATGTGCCAGTTCTAATTAGCCTAGCGGTCTACGCCTTCAGAAAAACAGACATTTGGATAAATAATGTTTTCAGCCTGTTGCGAACAAACTGCGTGAGTTGTCCCGTCCTCAACATTAGCCAGCCCAGTCACGTGTCTTTACCAGGCCATCATTTATGGAAGAAGGCAGACGAGATATCATGTCCTCGTGACACTGTAGCGATACTGCCGCCAGGGTCATTTATACCGCGGTGTACTGATAAGGACTCAATGCTCCGTATCGCATGCCCTAAGGCTAAACTAATTAGCGAAAATCGCACTTCAAATAAACATGAAAGTCTACATAAGTGGCTAACTAGTAGAGACCTAATTCCGAAAACGTCACAACATGTTAGCTCGGAAAACTGGACGTATGTAATAAAGCAATCTAAAGACGGTCAAGAAAACAGCATCAACCCTAAGACGATTGGACCTGGCATTGTCTTAGATGAGAATCCGCACGAAAGTAAATTATTAGAtagtaacaataaaacatatCTGCAAAGTGTTCTCCACAAATGCACGGTGCATCGCTTGCAGCATAAACACACCAGCCAAAGGGAGGAAAATAATGCTCCAAACGTCAATGAAAATCTCATTTCCAATACTAACATAGCAAAATTGCCGTCAGTCCGAGAGTATTTAAGAAGTCAGTGGTCTCGTTACTGGCTCGCATCTCCTTTGAGGTGGTTTTTCGTCATGAAGGTTATCAAAGATCGTCTTTTTGCTTCTCGAAAACATAAACAGGACAaatgtctttctaaaaatagacaGGCGGAGACCGACAAAAATAATTGCGCCGATCTTTGGGAAGACCCCGCAATGGTCGATTATGCCATGTTCGGCTTAGATGACATGTCCAAAAAAGCCTTGATAGAAACTGCGGATCTTCCACAATCTACAGTGCCTATTCTAATGACCACCGTCATGGGCTTCGTATACATTGGCGGCGGGTCAATTGCGTTGAGTGTGATGTCAGACCAGCTCAGTTTCTTTGACTGCTTCTGGTTCATGTTCATCTCAACCCTGACTGTCGGCTACGGCGACGTGGTTCCCGCCGACCAAGAGTTAATGATCTTCTTTCTCCTCTACATCTTCATATGCCTGAGCTTGATGTCGAACGTGATTAACGAGATCTCGCAGTTCTTCAACGCCAACGTAGCCAAACTCAGAGACATCGGCCACGACGCGGTGGGAATCATCAAGGCGAGGAAGGAGATAGAGATCAAGAGAGCGAAGTCGAGTCACGCCAGGAGACACTGGAAGATTGTCAGAGACCGTGTCAAAAGGGGCAAAATCCCAAAGCGTTTGATAAAAGAGTCCAGAATGTACAAGTCATTGCTACTAGCCCAAGAGCGCGAGCACATgagatgggcttttaagatctACTTTAAGCACCTTTGTGATCTTCAAATGCAGGCAAAGCAACAAGAGGAGATTAAACCTCCTGAAGAACAGCCTCAAGAACCTGTTTCCAAGCCCGAAGGTGAATCCGAAGCAGAAGAGACATCTCCAGAAGAGGAATCTTCTTCAACAGAAGAGGAATCCGTTTCATCTGATGAAGAAGAGCCCCCCCCCACCTCGACATTAGTTGACATGCCTTCGGATTTAGAGCAGCCGTCTGCAGAAGAACAAGAAGAACCTTTATTAATCACCACACAACATGAAGAGGATGAAGAAGCCCTAAAGAAACTCACTCGCTGGCAAAGGTTTAAGCGCTTTGTGAAGCGACAATATCACAAGAGCAAGAATTTCACAAAGAAGGTTTACCTCAAGATAAAGAATTCCAAACTGTTCCGGAGGAAGAAGAAGGAAGTccctgaagaagaagaagaagagaaaccccaaaagaagaaaacattCTATTTTACATAAATGTCTACAACTAAACCCCAACGCGGAACTAGAGTTACATATTAGAATCACGCCTTATTTGGCTTAAATTGctagaaaatgttttgtaatgTGACTTTTATACATattgacataatttattaaataatctacTGACAGCATATAAATAACTAAAGGACTTCAccggttttttttaaattacttttgtttaatGTAACTTTCACTCTATAAGCATGCACTCTGGTCCATACTCCTTTGTTCATACATCACACTAGTTTCATTTTTATATCCGATACTAATTTAATGGATTATcatattcaaaacaaaatcatagcCCCTCCAAATTTGTTCCTTTAACTTTTTGGCCCGCCCCTCAAAATGTTATCTTACCACTAGTTTGCGTAAACTTTCACGAGGTGTCTTTGAGCAATCAGCAATAGATATACAAAGTGAAAGTGGATTATATAAACAAATCTATTATGAGCCTCAATGTCATAAAGCAAAGGTTCTCGGCGAACCCTTTTTTACAATTACCCACAAGGCGTCGGCCCCCAACAGTAAAAGTATTTTCGTTTATAACCATAAAGTAACTGCTCATGTTATACGATCGTAATGATGGTGTATATATTCTTCTACGCATTTATGCATCCTGGGCCTATGTAGCAATTATTTCGGCTTCATAGATCTGTGCATCATAAGCCTATGTAGCCATTATTTCGACTTCATATATCTGTGCATTATAAGCCTATGTAGCAATTATTTCGACTTCATATATCTGTGCATCCTGGgcctctgtggcattttacgtctcgtgagacgatcttttccctttgcaacttcttgtgtgactaaagaggccaatccttgatacacagctgcgatcacaggttgggcatataaaatcaccaggcgccactgcattttcacccttctttctgcttctgttgtgtatgacatctgcaatctgtgacccttcctttatgctctctctccatgtggatctgtccagtgccacctcttcccagttgccagtgtcgattttgaagagcttcatgtcgcgtttgcatacatccgtataacgtaaaagtgggcgaccagcggctctcctgccttcaattagctcgccatacaggatgtcctgtggaagtcgacctactggcattctacgaacgtggccaagccagccaaggcgtctgctgctgataacagagcggatgtcctggcatcctgctctatgtagcacttcctcatttgttatcttatcttgccaccttattttaaagatccgccttaggcatcggaggtggaagacattcagctttttttcctgccatgagtaggttgaccatgtttcactcccgtacagcaaggtgctcaacacacaggtccggtagactagggctttagtactgctagtcagcaatatgttgtcccagactcttttctgcaaccgtgacatggtggccattgccttggctatcctgttgtttatgtctttatccagtagagtgttgttggatatgatggagccaaggtaacaaaagtgatcaacaatttctagtggttggccattaatgcttacttgaggtgcagtgtttgtgttttggacaagtatcttagtcttgctttgactgatgtttaagccgaacttctggcaagcagcagatagtttgtcaaccatggactgtagctgaatatcagaatcagccacaatagctgcatcatcagcatacaggagttccctgacgagtagcttcctaaccttggtttttgcccgcagccttgatacattaaatagttttccagaggatcttgtatggagaaacacaccttcgtttatgtcgctgtacgcataatgcagtagacaggagaagaatatgccaaacagagtaggtgcgagcacacatccctgcttgacaccactgcaaacctcaaaaggtgctgattgggctccattgaatttgacagtacatttagtttcctcgtgaaaacattcaattaacttcagtagtttgggagggcaacctattttcctcaggagtttgaaaaggccacttctgctgaccatgtcaaaagctttagtcagatcgacaaaaacaatgtaaaggggtctgtc is a genomic window containing:
- the LOC106073773 gene encoding uncharacterized protein LOC106073773 isoform X1, whose translation is MDESVRENYEQCAKCLTTTVIWATQTINRYYSFLHLMVLVGVLMAFSIIGGYVFQQIEATHEKTNAEAILTKRGTVLDSATNKKDGSSQDKGSELTILQYEGNFIKAIQNGVVLVNGEAQTLWSFGGSVYFCMTTYTLLGYGNLAPKSNLGRVIAIVYSGFCIPIAALIIGDIGEIILQMLEFTWRIIARWNTRRLEKKEKDTTGNNVYHQKTKSKWSKARRKNVRISGQLLRENKIVKNKLPKIDPIEPNLQSNCREFCPVNSVSFLEKSIANTSKRSSSEHSMESIDEHSVKRISEHSVKRIAEHSVKRIAEHSVKRISEHSPQRTSSEMEKNSKTNRKHCSNVPVLISLAVYAFRKTDIWINNVFSLLRTNCVSCPVLNISQPSHVSLPGHHLWKKADEISCPRDTVAILPPGSFIPRCTDKDSMLRIACPKAKLISENRTSNKHESLHKWLTSRDLIPKTSQHVSSENWTYVIKQSKDGQENSINPKTIGPGIVLDENPHESKLLDSNNKTYLQSVLHKCTVHRLQHKHTSQREENNAPNVNENLISNTNIAKLPSVREYLRSQWSRYWLASPLRWFFVMKVIKDRLFASRKHKQDKCLSKNRQAETDKNNCADLWEDPAMVDYAMFGLDDMSKKALIETADLPQSTVPILMTTVMGFVYIGGGSIALSVMSDQLSFFDCFWFMFISTLTVGYGDVVPADQELMIFFLLYIFICLSLMSNVINEISQFFNANVAKLRDIGHDAVGIIKARKEIEIKRAKSSHARRHWKIVRDRVKRGKIPKRLIKESRMYKSLLLAQEREHMRWAFKIYFKHLCDLQMQAKQQEEIKPPEEQPQEPVSKPEGESEAEETSPEEESSSTEEESVSSDEEEPPPTSTLVDMPSDLEQPSAEEQEEPLLITTQHEEDEEALKKLTRWQRFKRFVKRQYHKSKNFTKKVYLKIKNSKLFRRKKKEVPEEEEEEKPQKKKTFYFT
- the LOC106073773 gene encoding uncharacterized protein LOC106073773 isoform X2 translates to MCKMFDYDGHLGHPDNQQILLISSLDGLSRSTHGIQIEATHEKTNAEAILTKRGTVLDSATNKKDGSSQDKGSELTILQYEGNFIKAIQNGVVLVNGEAQTLWSFGGSVYFCMTTYTLLGYGNLAPKSNLGRVIAIVYSGFCIPIAALIIGDIGEIILQMLEFTWRIIARWNTRRLEKKEKDTTGNNVYHQKTKSKWSKARRKNVRISGQLLRENKIVKNKLPKIDPIEPNLQSNCREFCPVNSVSFLEKSIANTSKRSSSEHSMESIDEHSVKRISEHSVKRIAEHSVKRIAEHSVKRISEHSPQRTSSEMEKNSKTNRKHCSNVPVLISLAVYAFRKTDIWINNVFSLLRTNCVSCPVLNISQPSHVSLPGHHLWKKADEISCPRDTVAILPPGSFIPRCTDKDSMLRIACPKAKLISENRTSNKHESLHKWLTSRDLIPKTSQHVSSENWTYVIKQSKDGQENSINPKTIGPGIVLDENPHESKLLDSNNKTYLQSVLHKCTVHRLQHKHTSQREENNAPNVNENLISNTNIAKLPSVREYLRSQWSRYWLASPLRWFFVMKVIKDRLFASRKHKQDKCLSKNRQAETDKNNCADLWEDPAMVDYAMFGLDDMSKKALIETADLPQSTVPILMTTVMGFVYIGGGSIALSVMSDQLSFFDCFWFMFISTLTVGYGDVVPADQELMIFFLLYIFICLSLMSNVINEISQFFNANVAKLRDIGHDAVGIIKARKEIEIKRAKSSHARRHWKIVRDRVKRGKIPKRLIKESRMYKSLLLAQEREHMRWAFKIYFKHLCDLQMQAKQQEEIKPPEEQPQEPVSKPEGESEAEETSPEEESSSTEEESVSSDEEEPPPTSTLVDMPSDLEQPSAEEQEEPLLITTQHEEDEEALKKLTRWQRFKRFVKRQYHKSKNFTKKVYLKIKNSKLFRRKKKEVPEEEEEEKPQKKKTFYFT